In Maridesulfovibrio sp., a single genomic region encodes these proteins:
- a CDS encoding ATP-binding cassette domain-containing protein, which yields MSELLVSMKNVSLTLERGPVLEGIDWEIRKGEHWAVLGSNGAGKTTLMMILAGEVWPDDDTKREFYIEGEKTCSPIEPLERYRMISPEHQDIFQKLSWDVSGEEVVLAGKDNTPFLYRLADEEEYEQVRDFMLSLGMIDLAKRSMVKMSRGEARKVLIARALMAEPEILILDEFLEGVDQQSREQIIRAIDSAAASGTTVICSAHRKEELPSCVNKTLYIREGRIDHCENGSGEDIACAADILQDRVVPEINRITPGKILFKLDDASVVFLGKTVLHNIDWTMRGGENWAVLGRNGAGKSTLLRLLYGDAAAYAAEEGMQRLPELGDCLRSVRGSMGMVSASMQASFGETVGRPIPIFDVVMSGFFASAGFLDEISDDMRKKTWEWLKFFGIEDLAQRSTEQVSYGQLRKAFIARALISGPDVLLLDEPLAGVDALSRVEIYNLLESLAKAGVCMVYVTHHQEELIPSISHVLEITDGKISFRGSKEDFLTLEREDSINN from the coding sequence ATGAGCGAGTTACTGGTTTCCATGAAGAATGTTTCACTGACCCTTGAACGCGGCCCGGTACTTGAGGGAATAGACTGGGAAATACGAAAGGGCGAACACTGGGCAGTGCTCGGCTCCAACGGGGCGGGCAAAACAACCCTGATGATGATCCTGGCCGGTGAAGTGTGGCCGGACGATGATACCAAGCGTGAATTTTATATTGAAGGTGAAAAGACATGCAGCCCCATTGAACCGCTGGAACGGTACCGCATGATTTCGCCCGAGCATCAGGATATTTTTCAGAAGCTGTCCTGGGATGTCAGCGGAGAGGAAGTAGTCCTCGCCGGCAAGGACAACACCCCGTTTCTCTATCGCCTGGCAGATGAAGAGGAATACGAACAGGTTCGCGACTTCATGCTGTCTCTGGGCATGATTGACCTTGCCAAACGCAGCATGGTCAAGATGTCCCGTGGGGAGGCCCGCAAGGTACTGATCGCCCGCGCCCTCATGGCCGAACCGGAAATCCTCATTCTGGACGAATTCCTTGAAGGTGTTGATCAGCAGTCGCGAGAGCAGATCATCCGGGCTATAGACTCGGCCGCAGCTTCCGGGACCACTGTAATCTGTTCCGCTCATCGCAAGGAAGAGCTGCCCTCCTGCGTAAACAAAACCCTTTATATCCGTGAAGGCCGTATCGATCATTGCGAAAACGGTTCCGGAGAAGATATAGCCTGCGCTGCAGACATTCTGCAGGACAGAGTCGTCCCGGAGATCAACCGCATCACTCCGGGGAAAATACTTTTCAAGCTTGATGATGCCAGTGTTGTTTTTCTCGGCAAGACCGTACTGCACAACATAGACTGGACCATGCGCGGAGGCGAAAACTGGGCCGTGCTCGGAAGAAACGGTGCCGGGAAATCAACCCTGCTGCGCCTGCTTTACGGTGACGCAGCAGCCTACGCGGCGGAAGAAGGCATGCAGCGTCTGCCCGAACTGGGAGATTGTCTGCGCTCGGTGCGCGGAAGCATGGGCATGGTTTCTGCTTCCATGCAGGCATCCTTCGGGGAAACAGTGGGCAGGCCGATTCCGATTTTCGATGTGGTCATGTCCGGCTTTTTTGCTTCCGCCGGTTTTCTTGATGAAATAAGTGACGATATGCGGAAAAAGACTTGGGAGTGGCTGAAATTTTTCGGCATCGAAGATCTGGCCCAGCGCTCTACGGAACAGGTTTCCTATGGGCAGTTGCGCAAGGCGTTCATCGCAAGGGCTCTTATATCCGGACCGGACGTACTGCTGCTTGACGAACCGCTGGCCGGAGTGGATGCCCTGTCTCGTGTGGAAATATACAACCTGCTTGAAAGTCTGGCAAAGGCCGGGGTCTGCATGGTCTATGTTACCCACCATCAGGAAGAACTGATTCCCTCAATTTCACATGTACTCGAAATTACCGATGGGAAAATATCCTTCCGCGGGAGCAAGGAAGACTTCCTTACGCTTGAGCGGGAAGATTCAATTAATAATTAA
- a CDS encoding response regulator: MAEKVLLVDDEKEFVEGLAERMELRGMDVTACTNPQEALDKVDSESYDAIVLDLQMPGMDGIEALKHIRKSKPEMQVILLSGHATVEKGIEAMKLGAMDFVEKPADINVLTDKIKKAQAKKMILVEEKTEQKVKEIITQKGW; the protein is encoded by the coding sequence ATGGCAGAAAAAGTACTTCTCGTTGATGATGAAAAAGAATTTGTAGAAGGTCTGGCCGAACGTATGGAACTGCGTGGTATGGACGTAACCGCATGCACCAATCCCCAGGAAGCACTGGATAAAGTTGACAGTGAATCTTATGATGCAATCGTGCTTGACCTGCAGATGCCCGGCATGGACGGCATTGAAGCACTTAAGCATATACGCAAATCCAAACCGGAAATGCAGGTAATTCTCCTCAGCGGTCACGCAACAGTGGAGAAAGGCATTGAAGCCATGAAACTCGGCGCTATGGATTTTGTTGAAAAACCTGCCGATATTAATGTCCTGACCGACAAGATCAAGAAAGCCCAGGCCAAGAAAATGATTCTGGTGGAAGAAAAGACCGAGCAGAAAGTCAAGGAAATTATCACCCAGAAAGGCTGGTAG
- a CDS encoding sensor histidine kinase, whose amino-acid sequence MESTRAEERENLVFFGQISAAISHDLKNVLAIINEDAGLLHDFSLMAAQGMELDPERLGRVAGKIQNQVRRGDTIIKNMNRFAHSVDKAECEVNYSELAALVISLLTRMASRKCVTVTLAESGPVMGKGDPFVIQMLIARCLENCMDCAGKDEGLSVAAAGSDGTGSVEIAGLVEEIPAEVLDGLKDIAENAGASLKYTPQEKVLSIIF is encoded by the coding sequence ATGGAATCAACCAGAGCGGAAGAGCGTGAAAATCTGGTGTTTTTCGGCCAGATAAGCGCCGCCATTTCTCATGATTTAAAGAATGTTCTCGCCATAATAAATGAAGACGCCGGGCTGCTGCATGATTTTTCACTCATGGCGGCGCAGGGAATGGAGCTTGATCCTGAAAGACTGGGCAGGGTGGCCGGGAAGATTCAGAATCAGGTCCGCCGTGGGGATACTATCATCAAGAACATGAATCGGTTCGCCCACAGCGTAGATAAAGCCGAGTGTGAAGTGAATTACAGCGAACTCGCCGCGCTGGTGATTTCGCTTCTTACCCGGATGGCTTCCAGAAAATGCGTCACGGTAACTCTGGCGGAAAGCGGACCGGTCATGGGCAAAGGTGATCCCTTTGTCATACAGATGCTGATTGCCCGCTGCCTGGAAAATTGCATGGACTGCGCCGGAAAGGACGAAGGACTTTCGGTTGCTGCCGCAGGTTCGGACGGGACCGGGAGTGTCGAAATTGCCGGGCTGGTCGAAGAAATACCCGCCGAAGTGCTTGACGGACTGAAAGATATCGCCGAAAACGCGGGGGCGTCGCTGAAATACACCCCGCAGGAAAAAGTCTTATCAATTATATTTTAA
- a CDS encoding ATP-binding protein — MSIRGIFKPEFLDAEAQAAGPYKRLFNYKHIWLMCLAILVFVSLVPILIMASIDFSVTRGAIKSENTLRAARTASNTRRAVSYFVEERKSALQLLVELDNFRSFDDRDCLAGMLRALKDSFGGFIDLGVIDMEGKQVAYAGPYNLEGREYAGQDWFRQTVDQGVYVSEVFLGFRDSPHLVIALKHFIDAEGKRFNILRATLDTKQFNGIFSSLDLSPGEDAFLVNRDGVIQTPSRWNGDVFSRVSFDLPEESFRTKVEEITYRDGGPAMAGYAYIENTPFILLFVKTQKEFMGAWRSSRDTVIWFTTISIAVILVVMWAVASYLVGRVYIADKTRSKALQQMEHHNRMASIGRLAAGVAHEINNPLAIINEKAGLLKDLFTFSQKYDADERVVGLVDSVLQSVERCGRITKRLLGFSRRTDMEFRPVYPRKVIDTVLSFMGKEAEYRSIEVSVEVDEGIYEIVTDRGKLEQILLNLINNSFQAMKDNGSLLIRVSRESRDHLLFTVKDSGCGIPPADLKRIFEPFYSTKKQSGGTGLGLSITYGLVQDLGGEMSVKSELGKGTEFSFTLPAVPKNGDS, encoded by the coding sequence ATGTCGATAAGAGGAATATTCAAACCGGAATTTCTGGACGCTGAAGCACAGGCGGCCGGTCCGTATAAACGGTTGTTCAATTACAAGCATATCTGGTTGATGTGTCTGGCTATTCTGGTTTTTGTTTCTCTTGTGCCCATTCTCATAATGGCATCCATCGACTTCAGTGTGACCCGGGGTGCAATAAAATCCGAAAACACGCTGAGGGCGGCACGGACTGCGTCCAATACCCGCCGGGCGGTTTCCTATTTTGTCGAGGAGCGGAAATCAGCTCTGCAATTACTTGTTGAACTGGATAATTTCCGCTCCTTCGACGACAGGGACTGTCTGGCCGGGATGCTTCGTGCCCTCAAGGACAGTTTCGGAGGGTTTATAGATCTGGGCGTTATCGACATGGAAGGCAAGCAGGTTGCCTATGCCGGGCCGTATAATCTGGAAGGCCGCGAATACGCCGGTCAGGACTGGTTTCGGCAGACGGTTGATCAGGGGGTTTACGTCAGCGAAGTTTTTCTGGGCTTCCGGGACAGTCCGCATCTGGTCATCGCCCTGAAGCATTTCATTGATGCTGAAGGAAAGCGTTTCAATATCCTGCGGGCCACTCTCGATACAAAGCAGTTCAACGGGATATTCTCCAGCTTGGACCTTTCCCCCGGAGAGGACGCCTTTCTCGTCAACCGCGATGGAGTGATCCAGACTCCGTCGCGCTGGAACGGGGATGTTTTTTCGCGCGTAAGCTTCGATCTTCCCGAAGAGTCCTTTCGTACGAAAGTAGAGGAAATCACTTACCGCGACGGCGGCCCGGCCATGGCCGGCTATGCCTATATCGAGAACACTCCGTTCATTCTGCTCTTTGTCAAAACGCAGAAGGAATTCATGGGAGCGTGGAGAAGCTCCCGCGATACCGTGATCTGGTTTACCACAATAAGTATAGCGGTCATCCTTGTCGTTATGTGGGCCGTGGCTTCGTATCTGGTCGGACGGGTTTATATCGCCGACAAGACCCGCTCCAAGGCGCTGCAGCAGATGGAACACCATAACCGTATGGCTTCCATCGGCAGGCTGGCTGCCGGGGTGGCACACGAAATCAACAACCCGCTGGCTATAATCAACGAAAAGGCCGGATTGCTGAAGGACCTGTTTACCTTCAGTCAGAAATATGATGCTGACGAACGAGTGGTCGGGCTGGTGGATTCGGTTTTGCAGTCGGTGGAAAGATGCGGGCGCATAACCAAACGGCTGCTCGGTTTTTCGCGCCGGACCGATATGGAGTTCAGACCCGTTTATCCGCGCAAGGTCATTGATACCGTGCTGAGTTTCATGGGCAAGGAAGCGGAATACCGGTCCATTGAAGTAAGTGTTGAAGTTGATGAAGGCATTTACGAGATTGTAACCGACCGCGGAAAGCTGGAGCAGATTCTGCTTAACCTGATCAATAATTCCTTTCAGGCTATGAAGGACAACGGGTCGTTACTGATCCGAGTCTCCAGGGAATCTCGGGATCATCTCCTCTTCACGGTAAAGGACAGCGGATGCGGAATTCCTCCGGCAGATCTTAAAAGGATTTTTGAACCGTTTTACTCAACCAAAAAACAGTCGGGCGGGACAGGGCTTGGCCTCTCCATCACCTACGGACTGGTGCAGGATCTCGGTGGTGAAATGAGCGTCAAAAGCGAACTGGGCAAGGGAACCGAGTTCAGTTTTACCCTGCCTGCCGTTCCGAAAAACGGAGACAGCTAG
- a CDS encoding response regulator, with protein MRILLVDDESELVSALAERLSFRGFEADWACSGEEAVQKVEQNDYDLAVLDVKMPRMSGLELRRILRELKPEMKYIFVSGHGSEEDYIAGASEAACYLVKPVKIEDLVAKINQALECE; from the coding sequence ATGAGAATTTTATTGGTAGACGATGAATCCGAGCTAGTTTCGGCACTTGCCGAGCGTCTTTCATTCAGGGGATTTGAGGCCGATTGGGCCTGTTCCGGTGAGGAAGCCGTTCAGAAAGTGGAACAGAATGATTATGATCTGGCGGTACTGGATGTGAAAATGCCGCGCATGAGCGGACTTGAGCTGCGCAGGATTCTTCGTGAACTGAAGCCGGAAATGAAGTATATTTTTGTATCCGGGCACGGTTCGGAGGAAGATTACATTGCCGGAGCTTCGGAAGCCGCGTGCTATCTGGTCAAGCCGGTCAAGATTGAAGATCTTGTCGCAAAGATAAATCAGGCATTGGAATGCGAGTAA
- a CDS encoding TSUP family transporter: MKTSSGLFLSVLLLVAAVLFLPDISGAADLARVPNLIGNVNNPYVLPDSGEPGFWFSAVVGLAAGLLSASIGAGGGLIVVPALMSTGISGIYAIGSEIFRLFIFSFIQSIRLGIRRSINYVTAVILTAGTMIGGLAGYSVSKTVFLADPAGSDVFISSMIVLWLVVYSFILVPEFREAAREYALEQLRKEKEEQDGRAAIRIDNSAPDEKGIAEGSDSEAAEKEKQPEKGVKEETQFEDEQYPDEEPWPIARTMRTLKFPPYVRFPGTVRDEQDDLEKALSGGRDSGAADLDHADDSKYERIPAIPVMLMSVVGGFFMALTGSGGVVLSFTLLTKGFGCVAALVAGTDLARLAVSCGALSMSTYGLDGFINIYCITGLVFGTSTGVHLGSKALQHILPYQAKGLASLLVISVMLNRVLALPGLLNKAGAGLPSGLAGALEQSGNWILLIGAATFCGWFLFCFARGIAQSLTPPVEPEKKEEKK; this comes from the coding sequence ATGAAGACATCATCCGGCCTTTTTCTGTCCGTCCTACTTTTAGTTGCAGCGGTTCTTTTTCTGCCGGATATCTCCGGGGCAGCCGATCTTGCACGGGTTCCCAATCTGATCGGAAACGTGAACAACCCATATGTTCTGCCCGACAGTGGAGAACCGGGTTTCTGGTTTTCTGCCGTAGTGGGGCTTGCTGCCGGACTTCTGAGTGCTTCTATCGGAGCCGGGGGAGGGTTGATAGTTGTTCCGGCTTTGATGAGCACCGGTATTTCCGGGATATACGCAATCGGTTCGGAGATTTTCAGGCTGTTCATATTCAGCTTTATCCAGTCTATCCGTCTGGGAATCAGAAGAAGCATAAATTACGTGACGGCCGTAATCCTGACAGCGGGAACGATGATCGGAGGGCTGGCCGGGTACAGCGTGAGCAAGACCGTTTTTCTGGCTGATCCTGCCGGGAGCGATGTTTTCATTTCATCCATGATTGTGCTTTGGCTCGTGGTTTATTCCTTTATTCTTGTGCCGGAATTTCGTGAAGCAGCAAGGGAATACGCACTTGAACAGCTTCGGAAGGAAAAGGAGGAGCAGGATGGCCGGGCCGCCATCCGTATCGATAACTCCGCACCGGATGAAAAAGGGATCGCGGAAGGCTCGGACTCGGAAGCTGCCGAAAAGGAGAAACAGCCGGAGAAGGGGGTAAAGGAAGAAACGCAGTTTGAAGACGAACAGTACCCGGACGAAGAACCATGGCCGATAGCCAGAACCATGCGCACACTCAAATTTCCTCCTTATGTCAGATTTCCCGGAACAGTTCGGGACGAGCAGGATGACCTCGAAAAAGCGTTATCCGGCGGCAGGGATTCCGGTGCTGCCGATCTTGATCATGCGGATGACAGTAAATATGAACGAATCCCGGCCATACCGGTAATGCTGATGTCCGTTGTCGGTGGTTTTTTCATGGCCCTGACCGGATCGGGAGGCGTGGTGCTGAGCTTCACGCTTCTGACAAAAGGATTCGGATGCGTGGCGGCACTGGTTGCCGGAACCGACCTCGCAAGGCTGGCCGTATCATGCGGTGCGCTGAGCATGAGCACTTACGGCCTTGACGGATTTATTAATATCTACTGCATTACCGGCCTTGTTTTCGGGACTTCCACCGGTGTGCACTTAGGCAGCAAGGCCCTGCAGCATATTCTTCCCTATCAGGCCAAGGGACTTGCCTCCCTGCTGGTTATTTCCGTTATGCTCAACAGGGTGCTGGCCCTTCCCGGACTGCTGAACAAGGCCGGTGCCGGTTTACCCTCGGGATTGGCCGGGGCTCTAGAGCAGAGCGGCAACTGGATTCTTTTGATCGGGGCGGCGACTTTCTGCGGGTGGTTCCTTTTCTGTTTTGCCAGGGGGATAGCGCAGTCTTTGACCCCTCCGGTCGAACCGGAAAAGAAGGAGGAAAAGAAATGA